The following DNA comes from Peromyscus leucopus breed LL Stock chromosome 2, UCI_PerLeu_2.1, whole genome shotgun sequence.
TTCTCCACTGGCATCCTCCACAGACTGTTTATCTTGCAAGCTGAAAGACAATGTCTTCTTCTAGAACTATGAAATCAGAACCATTGTGGCTTTAATTCTTGGTTCTGTTATTTACTATGTCTTTGGAGCAAAACAGTTCCACCTTCCTACCCATAGCTGAGGATGATGTGATACAGGGTGTCCCTGACAGACGATACTCAATGTATTTGGTTTCCTCTGCCTGGGGCCAGAATCTATACAATATAccatcaactcttttttttttctttttcattcattttacacaccaatcaaagatccccttcttccctcctcccaccaccaccccccgccTCCCCTTCTCAATCTTTATTTGCCAAAGACTCTTGTATTCTGttttgatattaaaaaataaaatttgagctggacagtggtggtgcataccttgaatcccagcacttgggaggcagaggcagggggatctctgtgagtttgaggctagtttacagagtgagttccaggacagccaggactgttttttttacaaagaaaccctgtctcaaaaaaaccaaataaataaataaaatttgaaaaatatacaaGAACTCTTTTAGCTGAGCATGATGGTATATGCCTGAAATTCCAGTATGTTCTGGAAAAGAGACAAGAGGATTTGCTGGATTTCACAGCCAGCATTCAGTCAAACTGGGATACAGagcaagacacaaaacaaaactcgTCTTTCTTTTCTTGGTACATGGTATTTACAGCAGAGTCAGCTTTGTCCCTGTCCTAAGTTATCTTTAATTGTCACCTTGGTACAAGTCATCCTGATGTACGAATCTTAGGGGAACTCATTTAAGGAACTCTCAAGTCTTGACTCTTCAGTTTTCTAGATGAGACTGACTGCAGACAGTACCATCCCTAGTCAGGATGTCTTGGGCTGCATAAGAAATCAAACTTGGCTTGGAGACATGCTTCAGTCATTATGAAAGTATACTGTCCCTGCAGAGGACTTCCCGTTGCCTGCAAGATagaggactctcagctctagtgccatgtctgcctgcatgttgccagactccccaccatgatgataacagactgaacctccAAAAGAGCAAACCACTCTAAAATAAGTAAGCAAGCAGGGTAGTTAACACTGTACCAGAACGaaaccctctccttccctccagcctAAAGGGCATTCATTACCTATGTCTAGCAGAGGAGAattctgcttctctctgtctcaggcTTTCCAGCTGAACCTCTTTCTCTCTGCAGGTTGCCTGGGTATCCTCCAGCAAAGTCTCCAGCTCAGCCACTCTCTCTTGCAGTTCTGTGTTCTTCAACTCTGCATCCTTAAGCTAAGAGACAGGACCCCATGCTTAGCTAAGGAAAACTGAGTGGCTATCTCAAACATCTGCAGTCCTTAAGCTGGGTATGgtaggtagcacatgcctttagtccctgcaagaggcaggcagacctttgtgagttcaggccagtctgctctacatagtgagttctagaccagtcagAGATttacaatgagaccttgtctccaagaaacaaaacaaggctaGTGtgttacacacacctttaattccagcacccagtaAGCAGAGGTAGGCgttatctgtgagttcgaggccagcctggtctacatagtaagttccaggacagcaagaactACACCAAGAGACTGTACCTATAAAAATCATCCAGCTGTGAATCTAGCTAGACTCTTTTGAGATAGTCCTTTCAATAAGTCAGATAATGAGATCGGCCCCCTCCCTGGCCACTCCCTGCTTGCTCCCGGTACAGCTAGAGATTGCTGCTACCTGCTCGGTCTGCTTCTGATGATCTTCAAGGGTGGGCAGGTCAGCCAGATAGCGTTCCAAGGTCTCAATACGCTGCTGCTTCTCCCGGTTCTGCTCTGATTCCTTctgacatttctttttcaaattattgATATGTTTATCACGGCCTTTGACCTAGTGAAAGAAATGTCAAAAATCTGCTTCTATTTCATAAGAATGAACATTTTTCAGTGTCTGCCCTTAGAGGTACATGTGTTCTTTCCCACAGTGAAGACAGGAAGCTAAGTAACTGGAACATAAACTACAGAGGTAACATTCCTGAACTTTCCAGTCAAGGGCAGGGATAAAGAGCACCTAagagctgggcggcggcggcgcacgcctttaatcccagctctcgggaggcagcactaggaggatctctgtgagttcaggccatcctgggctacagagtgagttccaagacaggctccaaagccacacagagaaaccctgtctcaaaaaactaaaaagaataaaGGGCTGATGGCACAAGTGGACTGAGCATCTTTCTTTGAGAAGGGGTTGTTTATAGAAATCCTGAACCCAAGTGACCTGGACAGACAGCAGAAGAATTAAAATCCCTTACGCTAGGCGActgtggtacacacttttaatcccagcactcaggaggcagatgcaggtggatctctgtgagttcgaggccagcctggtctgcaatgTGAGTATCaatcaggacagccaggactattacatagagaaatctttcctcaaacaaacaaacaaaaaatgcccccaaaaagaaaattttatttactttgtaacTGAAAAACGAAACAACACAAGTGAAAGCAGTTTCCGGACTGGGGTGACTCAGCagtcagagcactggctgctcttcagaggacccaggctctgttcccagcactcacacagtggctcacagccatctctacctccagttccaggggatttgacaacTTCCTCTGACCCCCAAGGGCACTACATGAATGTGGTGCacctgcatacatgcaggcaaaaacacaggCATacatccaaaccaaaccaaaccaaactgtaGCACTGCTGTAACATAATCATTTGTCTGATAAGGTAAATCTTTGAAAGGAATGGCTATTTCTATGGAGTATATCCATTCTGCTAAATTATCATATTCCTAAAGCATAGCATAATGCTTTTCCCAGAAGGAACTCCCTAAAGTGTTGCTGGAAGATGTTTTCTTTGGCTTACAAATAAGGGAATGAGggggaacaaaagaaaagaggaaaagtgaGACAGAGAATTATGTCAGAGCAGAGACACCCTATTCTTCCATTCAAAGACATGACAATATCAAGTAcaatctttgaaaataaaaagcatggggctggagagatggctcagtggttaagaacactgcttgctcttccagaggttctgagttcaactcccagcaaccacatggtggctcacaaccatctgtaatgagatctggtgccctcttctggcataaagttgtacatgcagataaagcactcatatacataaaatcttaaaaaaaaaaaaaaagaaaagaaaagctttatCCCAGGTGTAAGCTGTAACTATCCAGCTCTAAACCTGTAGTTCTCACAGTTTAGCTTGTACCAAAATCACCTGGGATGTTCACTGAAAAATTATGATAAACCAGTTCTAGAGTAAAAGCCAAAAAGGTAAAGTGACCACATGTAAACATAAAGTATTAACCttaaaagaaaaggcaggtaagctgggtgtggtggcacattcttcTAACTCTACCACTCAGGAGTAGGAGGCTGGTGGACCTTCTTGAgttgagaccagccagggctccacaggaaGATAGCAAGAAAGGAGACAAAAGTATGTGGTGTGGTTGTGGTAATCTACATATAGTCCTAGTGTGTAGTTCTCAAGTGGAAGGACTGCcttgagcctgaggccagcctgaactacatggtgAAGGCTAGATTACTCCAAGTCTtgactatctcaaaaagaaaagaaagaggggataCCATATAGAGGCTTCGAAGTCAGCTCAATGGGTGAGAGGATTGctcttgctcttctagaggacctgagtttggttcccagcacccacatcaggtagctcacagccacctctaactctagctccagggttacccaacacacacacacacacacacacacacacacacacacacacacacacacacacacaaaacaaaaaacaaagcaacccctcccaaaacaaacaaacacccccacacacacacaaaaaaaccccaagaaacCAGGGGCTGctgaaatggctgggcagttaagagcacccatgtcaagcagctcataacttcctgtaactccagttccagaaaagccAAGGCTTTCTTAGGGCATATGCAGGAACCTGCACGTATGTGGCATATATTCACAGAcataaatgaaatctttaaaataaaatgtatatgataTTTTAACATGTTTTCAAAAGATTAAAGTATGCAGAGAGAGATAAATCACTCATGGCAGAGGATTTAACCTTCATGGGAGTTATAGACCACTCCCATGAGCTTCTGTTCTTAAAGCACCAGGCACCTCTGGAGGCCGGTCTCAGTTACAGACCTGAAAATTCAGGGAATTCATTGTTAATTTCAATGCAAGTTAACCATCCCCATGCAGGCTTTCCCAACAAGAAACTTGAACTATACACCTGAGAGGTCAAATGAGAGGCTTGAAGACCCATGAACATCAATCCTTGGCAAGAGACAGAGTACAGTATAGGGCTGAGAACAAGTATAAGTAAAAATCTATGTACAACGTCAAGACTCTAAACCCTGTTGGCTGTCAGTACTGAGAATTCAAAGGCCAAACCTTTCTCATtttttggtgacagggtctcactatgtagccttagttagcctagaacttgctgtagagaccaggctggtcacaaactcacagaaatgtctgcctctgcctcctgagtgttgggattaaagtcatgcatcaTCATGCCTGACATTCCTCCCctttaacattattttattaattattgtgtatgtgtatgctatgTGTATGCGGGCACATggggcacacatgtagaggtcagagaatacctctcaggagttggctctctccttcctttgtgggaaccagggactgaactcagggcatcaggcctTTCACCCACTGATCTAGCTCACTGTCGTCCACCACAATTTAACAAGCCATGTGGTTAGTGCTGTCAACTTGAGAGGATACAGAACCACTGAGGAGAGAAGCCTTTGCCATCTGTGAGGGATTTAACTACGTTAGGTTCACCGAGCTGGAAAGACAAACCCTATGTGGGTGGTGTCACACATGGGCTGGGGTCTTGGACTGAATGCAAAGGCAGAAGAAAGCCTAGTGTGGCAGAAGCAGGTGATTTTCTATGaaatcaaggccagtctggacaacacagtgagatctccattccaaaaaaaaaaagctggtgaaatgactcagtgggtaaaggcacttgccaccaagtctgaagacctgggttcaattcccaggacccacatgataaaagaagagaaccaattcccttAGGTTGCCGTCTGTGTACTTGCCCCACAATAAACAAATGAGACTTTAAAAAAGCACTGTTGTTAACTTGTTTTGATACAAGTAGCCTAGAGCTAAATTAGTCCCCCAAGAACATTTTAGAGAAAGCTGTGAATTGGAGTACCAACAGAACCCcaacattttaaaagatcttCCCCAATGGTGACCAATTTTCTACTAAGGAATTCTAAGAACACCAACCAACTCACAATCTAGCTGCAAGCAtgaaatctttcttctttccatgaggatgaagagaaagcagactgaatgGAGTTAAGGTTACCACAGGCACTTATACCTCCTGCAATGTGCAATCTGATACAAATGCCCTGGCTGGTTTCCCTCCAGAAAGTTGGCAGCACAAAAGACCTTGGGCTAGCGAGGAACTGTTCACCTCTCCCTGACTTGAGTAGTCTTGGAGAAACGAAGCAGGAAAGTAGAGTTCCACCTCTAGACTGGTGCTGTGTGAGAAGCCAATGGGGAGTTCTCTGATTTGGGTAACAGACTAGAGACTATTTGGCAAAGAAGACCGACGACCAAACTCTCTCCTGGGCTAGAGCCATCAGGTTCTCAGCtcaccctttcttcctgtttcttgccCTCCTCTGAGTGCTTCTGTAGTGTCACTTTGAGAGATTCCCTGATGAGCTGAATTTCAACTTCTGAAGCAGAGAGTTTCTTCTCAAGCTCCATCTTTTCTTTGCTCAAGGCTTCTGTCTTCTGTGCAAACTGTGCCCGTAAGAAAGTGTTCTCTCGCTGCAACTCCTGCCAAAAACATTCTTAAGATGTAACTGGTTCCTTGTAATTACCCATTTCCCATTATGCTCTAGGTCAAGTATCATCCTCCAGTGTTTCTTCCGGCATGCCTCTCCAGGACCAAGAGAGTCAGTATCACGTGTTACTGGAATCTGTTAAGTTTTAGAATCTTACTCATTGGTCCACTGAATCAGAAATACTAGGGACAGATTCTAGTAATCTGTGCTGTCAGCACTCCAAGTGATTCTGATGCACGCTCAAGTTTCAGAACCACTGTTTTAACATCAATACCTGGGGGATGGAGATTTGGCTCAAtgagtaagagcactggctgctcttgcagaggacacaggttcagttcccagcacccaaacagCAGCTATCATCCACCTGTAATTccggttccaggagatctgaagccccttctgacctccatgggcaccaggtacacacatggtacacagacagacaaaatattcaaagacataaaatagaaataaaattaaatcaaaacaaaaaactacagtaATATCCAAGGATGTATGCCACAGAGGAAGGACCACAAACAAACCACAAGACTGGTTTGAGGCCTAGCTTTCTCTACTCATACCTGTTTTCATCAGTAAATTAGAGAATATTCTACTGCTATTAGATCAAACAGGCCTTCATACTATAATCTAATATTCATCACTCAAAAGCACAAACTGCATAAGTTCAGTTGACAAAGCAGATTCTTTCTCAACCCTACTGGACACTAACCTCAGTGAGAACATGGTTCTCTTTAAGCTGTTCCTagatatgaaagaataaaaataagaacagctCTAAATCTCCCATGGCCTCTGCCACTCTTTATTTGGCCAGGGCTGGCAGACTGAGACTTCTAAGAATGTCTGGTAGTAGATgtgcagtttgaggccagcctggtctacagagagtgagttccaggacagccagggttacaacaGAGAActcctgtcctgaaaaacaaataaactgtggtgatattgtgttccccaaaatattgtgcaccctaataaacttatctggggtcagagaacagaacagccactagatatagaagccagaaaatagtggcacacacacctttaatcctagcattccagaggcagagatccacctggatctctgtgagttcaaggccacactggaaacagctaggcatggtgactcacacctttaatcccaggaagtgatggcagaaagcagaaaggtatataaagcgtgaaaaccaggaactagagctggttaagcttttaggcttttgagcagcagttcagctgagacccattttggatgaggacacagaagcttccagtctgaggaaacaggattggctgaggagttggcgaggtaaggaagctgtggcatgttctgtctctctatctcccaGCGTTTGCCCcgatacctggctccgggtttgtttttattaataagaacttttaagattcgtgctacaataaACAATCCAACTAAGCAAAAAGACTTCTAAAAAtaaggctgtagagatggctcagcactggatgctcttccaaaggacctagcTTTGATTCTAGAACCCATGTAACAGCTTACAACCATTTGTTAACTCTAAATTCAGGGACTTtatatgccttcttctggcctccacagacactaggcatgcaagtggtacatagacatacatgtagtcacaacaggagctggagaaatggcacaTCATTTTAGATTACTTGTTGATTtgcacaccctcttctgacttcctcaggcatcaggcatgAATGCTGTCATAATACATGCGGGAAACACATTCATacccataaataaatctttttttaacctCAGTCATAAACATAAACAGacataataaaacaaagactTCTAAGAATATTATTCAATGCTAGGACCTTACTAAAGCACTaggccttcctttcctccccaagtatCTTCGATACCAAAATATCTGGACTCTCACCTGGTGTTCCCCTGAAGCCTTTTCTAACCTCACCAGAGTCCAGGAAAATTTAAGATGTTTACTCTTGAAGAGCAGGGCACCTTTGTTATCTTGATTCCTTCTCATTTCCTGGATATCTAAGCACAGGGAAAATACTAAATTATAGTAAGAAGAGTGCTACCCTGGGAGCTATATTTACCTGGAGCCTCAATAAGCAGACATCTCCAAAAGGGGCAGGATGACCCAAAAGGGCGCTGTGGACTTGTAGTTCACTCTCTCGTACTTTCTGCTCCAACTGAGAGATATGTTTCCTCTGCCTGCAAAAGCCAACAGTCAGATCTGAGATTAAACTACTTTACAGAATAAGCCCCTTTCCTTAGATAGGGGGGTAACAATACTAGACCTTGATTCTAGATATCCCATTTTGGAAGGCAGCTATGTGTGTGCTACACCACTATACCATAAATGTATGATGGACATTATATTTTGCTGAAAAGGTAggatcaaatgagaaaaaaactaaggggaaaaacaaggaaagattTGCAGTAAACCAGCTATCCCCTGTAAGTAAGTCCTCCATAGAGGCCCAACAGAGAGACTGGCCTACCACATTAATAATTGGGAAGACTAGCTGCCCATCAGCCAGGCTCTACCTTGAGGCAAAGCATGGGTCTAAACAAGGGTTAGGTAaagtggaggagggggcaggcaTAACCTGCCCTTGGAAGGCCTCATTAGGTGCCTCCCTGGGAGTCCCAACAGCAAAGCCTGGTCCTGCAACAGCACCTCGCCCTCTTACTTGTCAATGAGGAGCTCCTTTTCTTTCAGAAGATGTTCATTACTGTTCAAGATGCTAATCCACTGTGCTGGCTCTAAGGTGGGCAGTAAAGGAGCAAAAGCAGCAGGATGGTGACAGACGGCTCCATTCTGAAGctggaaaacaaacaggccagCCGGGCTTGAGCCTGACCACAGGTACCTGGGAACACCTCAGCAGTACCCAGTTAGGATTGGAAGTCAAGGTCTAGTCTGACTCTGCCTGATAAagtcaatgtttttaaaataattttagctcTGATGCATGACTGGAAAGAACTTGCCACAGGGGATGTCTGCCAACTAAACACTCTGCTCAGGAAGTCTCTAGTTTCTAAGGTCAGTTATTAAATCAGGAGCTCACAGACCAGGGAAGGAGAATataccatttccttccttctcactcTTTAGCAGCACAAAGGGAGGTTGGGGTGTGGTGGGGcttaacaaaaaaacaaaaacaaaaaaaacaaccaaccaagaGTTCCAAGACATTCTCTATCCCGacactgctgtttttttttttttttgaggcagggtctagcTAGACACACACAGTCCTAgttagtctggaactcactatgtagatcaaaaTGGCTCcaattcctgcctctgcctcctgaaacaGGCATTTGACACAACACCCAGCTTCAAATGttgattttgagtgtgtgtgtgtgtgtgtgtgagagagagagagagagagagagagagagagagagagtgagagagtgagaatgaatgagaaaaagcAAGAACATGTATGGATGTCCTATGTCCTGGggtctggggatggaattcaTGTTCCAGGCTTGTACAgcagtgccttcacctgctgaccAATCTCACTGGCCCCTCAAAAACCATCtttagggctgggcatggtggcctttaatcccagcactgaggaggcagggtcaggtggatctttgtgagttcaagaccagcctggtctacatagcaagctccagtaCAACTAGGActacctagagaaaccctgtctcaaaagccaaaaccaTGATCTTCAAACCTTAGGTCTGCCACTTACCTTTTTTGTGACCCTGAGCAGATTCAGTCTAGAAGCCTGTTAAGTTTCTACCATTAGCTGATCAGGTACTATAGAATTAAGTACAATTCTGTACGTGAAAGGAACCAGCATATGAGTATGTGATTGATGTTAGTGTCCTAACTTTTAAAGCTTTCCCTCATAATTCTCTGCTTTAGAGAACATACCTGGTCTTTTATCAGACCACCAACAGATTTAAAGGCCACGAActcacattttcatttcctgtctaCAAACATCATCTGTTCTCACAAATGTTTTCTATAGAGTTAAAACTTGTTAAGGATAaagtaggctggagagatggcttggcaattAAGAACAtatattgctcttccagaggacctgagtttagttcctagcacccacgtcaggtggctcccaaactgcctttaactccagctccaggggatccaagccctcttctggtcttcttggtcacttcactcacacacacaaacccacactcaaatattcatatataaatgtagtaatacagccagggctacacagagaaaccctgtctcaaaaaactgaaacaaataaacaaaacctaaaaCTTATTAAGACAAAGGTTATGAGGAGGAACACAAGATGCAAAATTCAAGAAATGGTTCTCTACCTGCATTTGTTCCATCTGTAAACGAATCAATTCCAACTGCTGTCGACAAGTACTGAGCTCACAAGACTGTTCTCCAGGATGCCAAGGGTCAGGACTTGGTTGCCACACCTGAGAGGACAGTGACTTGGAAAGCCCAGGAGCAGGCTGGAGTCCCAAAGGAAGCACTCCACTGTTGCTGGCATGTGGTCCATTCCGTTCAAACACTGCACCACTGCCTGGGGCCTTCTTGGATTCTGGCAATACTTTGTATACATCCTTATTTGCATCAGATCTTGGGTTAGGGAAGTGGACTCGGTAATGTGGATCTGAATATAATGTCTCTACGATGGCAGGCTGGTTGAGGGTAGACTCCATGCTAGGAATATCAAACTtcctcatctctccctctctttcatgGCCGACTGCTGGAAACCAGGACTGCTGAATCCCATTTTCTCCAGCAGCACTAGGGAGATACATGAAATCTCTTGACAGGCCTGGGGAACGCTTCACTGCACCAAAGTCTCCGTTTCTTGTCATCCCCACACCTTCAGCCAAACCTGACAAGGGGAGTTTAGAGGAAGAAGGCCCAGAAGGTGTAGAATTTGGTTTGGCAGGAGAGGCCCCCAAAGTAGAAGGCATTACATGGGCTGTTGGAATGGTTATGTGGCTTTTGATTGGCTGGAAAGAAGAGCTGCCACTTGAGCTGCAGAAATCTGTGAAGAGAAGAGTGTTCCATGAGTCAAAATTAAAGCACCAAGTTTCCTTGTTTGGCTGCTAGGCCAGATGCCGAATCAGAAGAAGCAGGCAGGAGTTGCAGTTGGAGTCAACTTGGGAGGTTGAATCACAAGGACTAGTATGGGCTACCCTAACAGTGCTGGGCCAGTCATGGCTAGAGTACCACCCTTGCTccctagaaaaggaagaaagaaaatcaagcaaGAAGACACAATAACTTGAGAAATGTGTTCCAGTAACTCAAATGCTATGATTTTGAAGATATGCCAACAATAAAAGACAAGGATGGCTTCATTTTTAACTTGTATTATGTCCATTGTATTTCAATAAACTCTTGGTGGTCATCAAGCAAAGCTGAAAACACCACTTAAAACAATCCCTTACTTTAAGGGAAATGGATTAGGCCCACTCTTCTGGAAGCTGGACAAATCTGAATTACAATCTAatctaataaatataaaattccttCCAGGGAGTGCTGaagccctctgacctccaaaagCTCCTCAGTGAAAGTGAGCAATGAGTCCAAACTAcctgaagacaggagagagacGTGCTGCTGGGGATCCAGGGCAGGGGCGCAGCATCTGAGTCAGGACTGTTCTCTCCCACACCCCAGAGCCGACTGCCTGGACATTCGAGGTTATTCTTAGTAACTCTCAGGTTTCATCCTAGCACACTGAGCACGCTCAAGTGGGTAAATACAGAAATcttctattttgtattttgttttccacTTACCTACTTGTCTGTACTagaatgtgatttttaaagttttaaaactttttttcagactagatttatatttatttgaggcctacctgggctacatagctagCTGAAAGCCAACCTTagggtctttctttcttccttccttccttcctggttttttttttttttgagacagggtttctctgtctaacagtcctggctgtcctggaactctctgtagaccaggctggcctcaaactcaggagatccgcctgcctctgcctcccaagtgctgggattaaaggcgtacaccaccaccacccggccaggcTGAGTTtataataagaccttgtctcaaataaaacatcTCCAAAATCAAACAagtaacaaaaaccaaacacagccAATCCAAGTTATCCCTTGTAATTTATGTGAAGTATCCAACTTCCTATATTCAGGTTATCCTGGCAGCATATAAAAGAttatactaaaaacaaaactcCCCCAAACTAAGCCTAGAATGGGTGTAcacccctataatcccagcatacctgggaggctgaggaaggaggactacaaactcaaggccagcttgagctacatataAAGCTCTAGGCAGGCTAGGATAAGGAGTCAAACCATTTCCAACCCAAACAAGCACACAGAATTCCTCCGAAAACCCGAAGAAGCTCTGGTAACATGCTGTAAGTCTAAGACCACTAGGCAATTGGTCTGACAACCTTGGTATCAAGCTGGATGATGAGAGCACCATCCTACAGCTCTCCTAAGAGCCCCCCAACCCGTCCTGTTCCCACAGCAATGGTAATGGAGGAGGACAGAGACTGGAAGGGCTGAGACAACCAACT
Coding sequences within:
- the Cep85 gene encoding centrosomal protein of 85 kDa isoform X1, whose translation is MAMQEKYPNDRSSHATSPGSNVIQKGSSLGTEWQTPVISEAFRSRFSRCSSIADSGDTAIGTSCSDIAEDFCSSSGSSSFQPIKSHITIPTAHVMPSTLGASPAKPNSTPSGPSSSKLPLSGLAEGVGMTRNGDFGAVKRSPGLSRDFMYLPSAAGENGIQQSWFPAVGHEREGEMRKFDIPSMESTLNQPAIVETLYSDPHYRVHFPNPRSDANKDVYKVLPESKKAPGSGAVFERNGPHASNSGVLPLGLQPAPGLSKSLSSQVWQPSPDPWHPGEQSCELSTCRQQLELIRLQMEQMQLQNGAVCHHPAAFAPLLPTLEPAQWISILNSNEHLLKEKELLIDKQRKHISQLEQKVRESELQVHSALLGHPAPFGDVCLLRLQELQRENTFLRAQFAQKTEALSKEKMELEKKLSASEVEIQLIRESLKVTLQKHSEEGKKQEERVKGRDKHINNLKKKCQKESEQNREKQQRIETLERYLADLPTLEDHQKQTEQLKDAELKNTELQERVAELETLLEDTQATCREKEVQLESLRQREAEFSSARHSLQDKQSVEDASGEGLTVEMESQQKECDSLRKMVERQQLKIEQLHSQVQSLKQELAQEEGISQALREESQRREIALQQIRTAVKELSVQNQDLIEKNLTLQERLRQAQPGSASAPDTAQLADELHQELAICLQDLQAVCSIVTQRAQGHNPNLSLLLGIHSTQLPGTQLDLQKPDVIRRKLEEVQQLRRDIEDLRTSLSDRYAQDMGENCATQ
- the Cep85 gene encoding centrosomal protein of 85 kDa isoform X2, which produces MPSTLGASPAKPNSTPSGPSSSKLPLSGLAEGVGMTRNGDFGAVKRSPGLSRDFMYLPSAAGENGIQQSWFPAVGHEREGEMRKFDIPSMESTLNQPAIVETLYSDPHYRVHFPNPRSDANKDVYKVLPESKKAPGSGAVFERNGPHASNSGVLPLGLQPAPGLSKSLSSQVWQPSPDPWHPGEQSCELSTCRQQLELIRLQMEQMQLQNGAVCHHPAAFAPLLPTLEPAQWISILNSNEHLLKEKELLIDKQRKHISQLEQKVRESELQVHSALLGHPAPFGDVCLLRLQELQRENTFLRAQFAQKTEALSKEKMELEKKLSASEVEIQLIRESLKVTLQKHSEEGKKQEERVKGRDKHINNLKKKCQKESEQNREKQQRIETLERYLADLPTLEDHQKQTEQLKDAELKNTELQERVAELETLLEDTQATCREKEVQLESLRQREAEFSSARHSLQDKQSVEDASGEGLTVEMESQQKECDSLRKMVERQQLKIEQLHSQVQSLKQELAQEEGISQALREESQRREIALQQIRTAVKELSVQNQDLIEKNLTLQERLRQAQPGSASAPDTAQLADELHQELAICLQDLQAVCSIVTQRAQGHNPNLSLLLGIHSTQLPGTQLDLQKPDVIRRKLEEVQQLRRDIEDLRTSLSDRYAQDMGENCATQ
- the Cep85 gene encoding centrosomal protein of 85 kDa isoform X3: MRRNQDNKGALLFKSKHLKFSWTLVRLEKASGEHQELQRENTFLRAQFAQKTEALSKEKMELEKKLSASEVEIQLIRESLKVTLQKHSEEGKKQEERVKGRDKHINNLKKKCQKESEQNREKQQRIETLERYLADLPTLEDHQKQTEQLKDAELKNTELQERVAELETLLEDTQATCREKEVQLESLRQREAEFSSARHSLQDKQSVEDASGEGLTVEMESQQKECDSLRKMVERQQLKIEQLHSQVQSLKQELAQEEGISQALREESQRREIALQQIRTAVKELSVQNQDLIEKNLTLQERLRQAQPGSASAPDTAQLADELHQELAICLQDLQAVCSIVTQRAQGHNPNLSLLLGIHSTQLPGTQLDLQKPDVIRRKLEEVQQLRRDIEDLRTSLSDRYAQDMGENCATQ